From the genome of Carnobacterium viridans:
TTCGATTGACTCATATCCCATGCGATGAACTGCACCTTTGACTGCCTCCCCTTGTGGATCTAGAACGGAGTCTTTATAAGTGACATAAACGGTTACCTTATACACGATTGAAACGCCTCACTTTTCTTTTATGATTTATAGTAGTTGTTTTTTATTTGTCTGTATTTACACGAAAGGACGATTCGTTTATTCGCAAGTTGTTCAGACGTTCCAATACTTCTGTATAAACAGGAATGATATCTCCTAGATCACGACGATACAGATCTTTGTCCAAATGTTCTTTCGTATTTATATCCCATAAACGACAAGTATCTGGAGATATTTCATCAGCGAGGATGATTTTTCCATCCGCTGTTTTCCCAAATTCAATTTTAAAGTCAATTAACCGAATAGCGATTTTTTTGAACATTTCCACTAAGACAGCATTGATCTCTAATGCTTGTTTTTTTATTTCAATTATCTCTTCGTCATTCGCAACATTGAGCATCTTAACGTGTGAGTCATTGATAAATGGATCATCCAGCTTATCGTTTTTGTAATAAAATTCAAGAATAGGAAAAGGCAAATCGATTCCTTCTTCGATACCAAACCTTTTTGTAAAACTGCCGGCCGACGTGTTGCGCACAACGACTTCTAAAGGAATCATTTCAACTTCCCTAATTAATTGTTCGGTTTTTGACACTTCTTGGATATAATGGCTGGCAACTCCTTTTTCAGCTAAGTATGTGAATATCAAACCCGTGATCTGGTTATTCAGTTCTCCTTTCCCTTCAACGTTTTCCTTTTTAGCGCCATTTAACGAAGTTACTTGGTTTAAATACTCTGCTAAAAGAACTTTTTCTTGATTTGTCGCATACATTTTTTTAGCTTTCCCGGTATAGAGCAATTCTTTCTTTTCCATTATCTCGTCCTTTCTATTTACGAACATTAATTTTAACAACTCTTACATCATTCGTTTTAATTGTAGCATTCAACCTTTGTTTGTCAATGGAATATCCATTGTTTTTTCAAATGATGTCCTAACTAAATTAATCTTATTCCATACAAAAAGACCGTAAACAGTAGTTTCGGCCTTCTTGTATGAATTTATCCATTATTTACTTCGCGATGCATTCCAAATTCCGGTATCCCCTATTTCTATCAAGGTTTTTTCGATATCATTTGTCAAGATCGTGACGTGCCCGACTTTTCTATTGATCTGTAAGTTTTCTTTACCGTAGTAATGAAACGACCATTCTGCTTTTTTATCACGAAACACTAAACTTTTTTCCATGTGTTGCCCTAAAATATTGACCATAACAACACTTGAAAGCAAGCGCGCTTTTGGCATCGATAATCCAGCTACTGCTCGGATATGCGCATCAAATTGAGAAAGAGACATTGCTTCAATCGTATAATGTCCTGAATTGTGCGGTCGAGGTGCCAGTTCATTGACGAAAATGTCATCATCTTTTGTCAAAAATAATTCGATTCCTAACGTGCCAACTAATTGTAATGCATCAGCAATCTGTTGAGCCGTCTCTATGGCTTTTTCGCTCACTGCTGGAGAAATCCGTGCAGGTACAATGGATTCATGTAAAATATTAGCGACATGGATATTTTCAGAAACTGGAAAAATAGTCGTCTCACCTTTTCGATTGCGAACAATCATAACTGATAGTTCTTTCGAAAAAGGTACCCAGGCTTCAAGAATACAACTATGATCACCAATCAGCGCTGCTGCCGCTTCTTTATCCGCTTCTGATTTTAAAACAACTTGTCCTTTACCGTCATACCCAAAACGTGTTGTTTTCAAAACGCAAGGATAGCCAATTTTTTCAAGCGCAGTATTCAGTTGAACTATTTTTTCCACAACCTCGAAGGCTGCAATCGAAACTCCACTAGCTTCTAAAAACCGTTTTTCTTTGATTCGGTCTTGCGTAATAGCTATTACCTCGCTACCTTGTGGGATAGCGACTATTTCTTCCATCTCTCGTAGTGCATCTGCATCAATATTTTCAAATTCAAACGTTAGAACAGAAACTTTTCTCGCAAATTCACGTAAAGCTTCTTTGTCAGCATAATCAGCACAGATATTCCAATCAGACACTTGAGCTGCTGGACAATTTTCATTAGGATCCAAGATGCCAACAACAAAACCCATTTTTTTTGCTGATTGAGCCATCATTTTCCCTAATTGTCCGCCTCCAATAATTCCAATAGTCTCTCCTGGTTTGAGTGGTTTATACAAGATTCTCACTACTTTCTATTACATTTTTTTTAAGCCAATCACGTCTTGTTTCCAACTGTTTCGCTAACTTTTTATCTTCAATTGAAAGAATCTGAACTGCAAGAAGTCCTGCATTCACAGCTCCTGCTTTCCCAATCGCCACAGTAGCAACAGGTACACCCGCCGGCATCTGTACAATAGACAATAACGAATCCATGCCATTAAGCGCACGAGATTGTATCGGTACACCTATGACTGGCAATGTTGTTTTTGCTGCAATCATGCCCGGCAAATGAGCCGCACCTCCAGCTCCTGCAATAATTATTTTTTTTCCCAATTCTCTTGCTTGTTCAGCAAAACTAAACATCAAATCCGGCGTCCGATGGGCTGAGACCACCTTTTTTTCATACGCTATATCAAATTCATCTAAAATCGCACAACAGTCTTTCATCGTTTCCCAATCAGAAGTACTTCCCATAACAACAGAGACAATGGCATCCATTTATTTTCCTCCACTCTAATTTCTCACGTTCAATATAGCACAACGCTTTGAAGTTTTACAAACGTTTATTGAAACGATTTATTTTTCGTTCGTGATTAGAGTTGTTCTGATGCATTAAATTAGTTTTGTGATAATTTTTACTAGATTATAAGCAACCCTTTTTTATGTATTGATTTTTTAGCGTTCGCATTCTTAGTCTTATCCGTACACAAAAAAATTCTTCATCAAATGGTGTTGGTTGGTTGATAGAAGAAAAAATTTCTTCTGGAATAGATGGGTTTGCTTGTGGAGAGCCATGGGAACGTCTGAAGCCTGTAGTCTTCAGAGCTTTCAAGCCTCAAATAAAGCTTAATCGCTGAAGCGTTAACGCTTTATAATTCGCATTGAATCCAATGCACGGCTACAAGCAAACCCTATTCCTCCAGAAATATTCTGTAACCAATTTAACTAAGCTATCAGGACTAAAGAGTATAGAGCCAAAAAAAGCCAAGGTCTGCTCACAGCATTCCTTAGCTTTTTTTGAATAACTCATGAAAAATAACTATCTCACTTCTGTACTCTCCCACTGAACGGCATCTTTTGAACGTACACGTAAAGCTTCGGAATTTCCATTTGCTTTTTCCACTGCATCTGCTACTCCATCAATAAGGCTTTTCGAAGTCACCGTTGCTCCTGAAATGACATCTACTTGCAACGTTTGCCCAGTAATAATCTCCTCTGGCAATCGCTTGAAAACGGTAGTTGCAACGGCATCTGGTTGCTCTTGTCCATCCAGTTCTATTGCCAAAATTTTAGTATCTGAGAAGGTTACTTTCATCAGGATACCACTTCCATCATGACCTTCAACAGACGCTTCATAGGTTCCCGGATTGAAAGTAATTTTTACATTTTGCAATTCTTTCAGCTGTTCATATTTTTGTTCTTCTGCTTGTACATCTCTAATCATAAAATCCATTACATCCCATAAAGGTTCAGGGACGTGCAACAGATTCTGTTCGCTGATGTCGGCAAAATCTTTAATTTCTTCATCTGATTTTGCTTTTTCAACCCAATTCGGTTCGACTAAAAAAGCTTTTCCTACTGCAACTAAATCATAGCCCGCTTTAAGTGTAGCTTCCGCATCAATGCGCTGACCAACTCCACCTACACCGATTAGAGCTATTTGAGCCAACTCTTCTGATTGCTGCTCAATGTACTTCTCGAGCAAGGGCTGACTGTCTTCTTTATTGATGATTGATGATCGGTTCCAGCTACCCATTGAAATATGAAAGTAATCTGGTTTTAGTTTAGCTAAACGATTCAATAAATACATCGTATCTTCAAAACGTATCCCTGGCTCTTCAATTTCTTCGGGAGAAAATCGGTAACCTACAATAAAGTGCTCTGCTTGTTGTTTCTTAACTTCTTCTTGTACAGCTCTCATCACTGCTTCCGGAAATTTAGCACGTGCTTCTCGGCTGCCTCCCCATTTATCTTCACGGCGGTTAGAATGCGGAGAAAAAAATTGTTGAATTAGGTACGTATTTGCGCCATGAATTTCGACTCCATCAAATCCAGCTTCAATCGCACGTCTGGTAGCATCTGCAAAGTTTTGAATCATTTTATCAATATCCACCGGCATCATTTGACGCGGTGTAACAGCTTCCGGTCGCAATGCTGAAACAGGGCTAGCTGAGATGGGCGTAGCTCCACCATTGAGTTCTGGAGCAGCCATACGTCCAGCATGATAAATTTGCAAAATAGCTTTAGATCCTTTTTCTTTAATAGCATTAGCTAGTTTACGCAGTTCTTTCACTTGAGAATCTTTATTGTTGCCTAAAGCTCCCGCAAATCCTCGACCTTTATCTTCCACAAACGAACTTTCAACAATGATTGCACCAACTTCTCCAGAACGATGAGCATAATAATCAATCATTTCTTGTGTGACCGTTCCATCAAAGTATGCTGCTTGAATAGTCATTGGTGCCATCATGATACGATTCTTTAGTCGTACTCCCGATTTCAGTTCCATTTCCTCGAATAATTTTTTTGACATGTTGGTAGTCCTTTCCAGCAATTTAATGTGCATATTTTTTTCTTCATTCATTTTTAGGTAGAACTTTACGAGTTGGAATAACAAATAATAATGCTACAGTTAAAGCAAGTGTCACTATCGCCAACACTACTTTAATGAGTTGAAATGGTGCAAAAAAAATTGAGATGCCCATCAGAATATAACTATTAACGAGTATTTTCCATTTTTTATTTTTAGGAATAGATTTCGTTTCAACGTAATCTGATACATATAGTTGATACAATTTAGTCTTTTTTAACCAATCATTAAACGTACTGGAGCTATGTGCAAAACAGTAGCCAGATAACAATAAGAATGGTGTCGTTGGCAGCACAGGTAGAATTGCGCCTGCTGAACCCAAAAGAAAAGAAAGAATCCCAACACTAATTAAAAAATGGCGTTTCATCTGCATCCTTCCTTTTCTTCAACTAAATGATAAGTGAATTTATTCCTGTCATTTTAGTTCCATTTTTCGCGGGCAAATGGATTTGGTTCAGTAGGATTGCTTAATTCCCCACGGCGATTCGGTTCATCGATTGTCTCAATAAAAGGTGTTCCATTTTGGACATATTCCATGAATCCAATATTTTTTCCTGTGCGATTGAAAACAGGAACATAAGAAACAAAAATTTTACGATCTCCATCTTTTCGTGTGAACCAATACGTTTCGCTTTTGCGTGTCCCATCTGCCAGTTCTCCAGCTAATTTACCAACAAATTCACGCACGTGAGGCGGATGACAATCAATAAAGTGGCTTCCTAAACTCGCCTGAGAACGATGAAACTCATGATGATCTTCATTAAAATATTGAAAGCGCAAATCCGGACCAACAAACGTAATTTCGACTGGTAGCGCATTCAAAACAGCTTCAATTTGTTCAATGGTCAGGGATCCTCCTCTAAATTGGATACGTGGTTCTAAATCTTCTAACTGCGGTGCAGCTTCAGGATCAATCTCACCTCTAGCTATACCTAAAGCGTAATCTAACGCTTCTTGTGCTCCGCGTGAAGAAAAAGTTGCGCCCGAAATCGTATCAATTTGAGAAGATTGACTGCGTAAAACATTTGCAATTATGTCTTCAATTGCTTCACCACCGATATCAGGAGTTTCTTTTCCTTGGTAGTCAATTTTTTCAATTTTGTTTTCACTTACGGTTACATTCAGATTAATTTCACCTTTATACCCATCTCCATTTCCACTGTAAGTTCCAGGTGTGAAATGATGTTCAATCTTTCCTGTTTCTTCATTAAATTCCCCATCAATAGGAGCTCGTTCGCCTCGTGCAACTCCTAAGGCATAATCCACAGCCCGCAAAGTCCCTTCTGAAGCATATGTCGCACCAGAAATTGTATCAACTTCTACTGATTGTCGTTTAATGATCTCTTCTACCATTTTCGCTACGGCTACACCACCTTTGTTAGGCGTTTCATTTTCAGTGTAATCAATGTTTACTATTTTTCCCTCATCTACTTTTACATCTACGGTGATATAATCATGGTACCCAGTTGCTCTTCCTTTGTACGTTCCCGTTTTAAGATTATTCATATGAACCTCCTTGATATTGTTATCAATTTCACAAATAGTTTTTACATTCCTAGTATAAGTAGAAAAATAATTAAAAAAATTGATTTAAATCAATTCTTTTAATTATTTTTAGAGAAAACCTCAACTAATTTTTAGAGTATGTTAAAATGCAAACATATGCATTGTATAGGCTTTTCAACTTTATAGATAGGTGGGTTAAAAAAATTAAACAGAAAATTATCAACCGAATGGGAACTCGAATCAGCCTTTCCATCGTGCATCCAGAGTCGGAAAAATTATTGGAAATAGCTAGCCACATGTTGGCAGACTATGAAGCTCGTTTCAGCGCTAACAATCCTAAAAGTGTTTTGATGATCGTGAACCAACAAGCAGGAATACAGCCTGTTCATGTCGATTCAGATTTATATGAATTAATTCAAGTCGGCAAGGAATATAGTTTGTCTTCTAACCTTGCGTTAAACATCACAATTGGACCACTCGTCAAACTATGGAAAATCGGATTCACTGGTGCGCGTTTACCTGATCAAAAAGAAATTGAAGAACGTATAAAACTAATTGATCCAACTGAAATTGAATTAGATGCGGATAAAAGAACCGTATACTTAACAAAAAAGGGTATGGAATTAGATCTTGGCGCCTTAGCAAAGGGGTATTTTGCCGATAAACTTAAACTTTTTTTCCAAAAAGAAGGCGTACAAAGCGGTATAGTGGATTTAGGCGGTAACGTATTGACTATTGGAAAAAATCCTAAATACAAAGATGGCTATTGGCGTGTAGGTATTCAAAAGCCTTCACTAGTTCGTGGAGATTTAATAGGAGCTGTACTGGTGAAAGACAAATCAGTGGTTACATCTGGCATTTATGAACGGTCACTTAAGGTAGGTGAAAAAGAATACCATCACATTTTTGATTCAACAACAGGCTACCCGATTGAAAATGAATTGGCCAGTGTAACCATCGTTTCGGATGAATCAATTGATGGAGAATTATGGACCACTTTGTTGTTTATGTTTAGTCCCGATGCGGCCATCCAATATATCGATAACACTCCCGGCATAGAAGCTCTTATTATCACAAAAGACAACGATGTAAAGATGACACGTGGTATCATGCCGTATGTTGTTTTATTTTAAGAAGCTATAAAGATGAGGCTAACCATTTAGTTTCTTGAGCGAGGATCGAGAATTTTCGAGGTATACCACCTTGTAGAAATGGCCTCACGAATTTTGATAAATAAAAAAGTATAAAAGCTTATCTTTAGTATAAAATATTCCGTACACTCTAAATACAGTATGGTATTATCTATATTAGTAGATCGTTCATCAAGTCATGATAGCCGTTAAAAAGCCTAACAACTCATTATTGAAAGGGGGTGAAAATGAAGTGTTAACCGCGATCTTAGAAAACTCACTGTACTTACAATTTGCTTTTACAGGCTGTATAGCTTTAGCCATTTTGACATTGCCGCTAAAAGATATCATCAGTGTCGGTTTTTACGACATCAGTGATTTTTTTGTCACAGGAATGATTGCTTTTTTCATTACATATGGGATTCTAGTGACCAATCTTATAACCGTATCTATCTGGTTATTTGTAGGTATCTTTTTTGTCGTAATGGTTGCCATTATGCTCATGAATATTCTTGTTATACTGCCTTTTAAAAGCCGTGCTGAAAATTCAACTATTACATCGATTCATGAATTAGAAGGCAAAGAAGCGAAGGTATCCATCCCAATTACACTCAACGGAACAGGCGAAGTGATCGTATCTACTGGTTTTACACGAGTGAATAAAATGGCTAAAATCTATGACAATACCGATAATATAACCGAGATTCCTAAAAATGAAAATGTATTGATCATGGATGTCAGCAACAACATTCTTTATGTTCTTCCTTACACAAACAGCATTAAAGCTATTGGCAAACCAACGCCAACATGGAATAAGAAACAAAAAAAATAACTCCACCCTCAAAAAGCAGATACGAGAAAGTAGGAATGTATAAATGAATTCAACATTATTTGCAACCATTGGCGCTATCGTCATCGCAGTCGTTTTACTCGTCGCATTGGTCAGTCGTTACCGTACAGCCTCACCTGCAGAAGCCCTAATTATCAGTGGTACAGCATTAGGTGATAAAAATGTTTATGTTGATCCCAATACGGGCAATAAAATGAAAATCGTTAGCGGAGGCGGGACATTCGTTTGGCCAATTATTCAATCGGTTCACAAGTTATCACTACTGTCGTC
Proteins encoded in this window:
- the purK gene encoding 5-(carboxyamino)imidazole ribonucleotide synthase; this translates as MYKPLKPGETIGIIGGGQLGKMMAQSAKKMGFVVGILDPNENCPAAQVSDWNICADYADKEALREFARKVSVLTFEFENIDADALREMEEIVAIPQGSEVIAITQDRIKEKRFLEASGVSIAAFEVVEKIVQLNTALEKIGYPCVLKTTRFGYDGKGQVVLKSEADKEAAAALIGDHSCILEAWVPFSKELSVMIVRNRKGETTIFPVSENIHVANILHESIVPARISPAVSEKAIETAQQIADALQLVGTLGIELFLTKDDDIFVNELAPRPHNSGHYTIEAMSLSQFDAHIRAVAGLSMPKARLLSSVVMVNILGQHMEKSLVFRDKKAEWSFHYYGKENLQINRKVGHVTILTNDIEKTLIEIGDTGIWNASRSK
- the purE gene encoding 5-(carboxyamino)imidazole ribonucleotide mutase, yielding MDAIVSVVMGSTSDWETMKDCCAILDEFDIAYEKKVVSAHRTPDLMFSFAEQARELGKKIIIAGAGGAAHLPGMIAAKTTLPVIGVPIQSRALNGMDSLLSIVQMPAGVPVATVAIGKAGAVNAGLLAVQILSIEDKKLAKQLETRRDWLKKNVIESSENLV
- a CDS encoding YbaN family protein, with the protein product MKRHFLISVGILSFLLGSAGAILPVLPTTPFLLLSGYCFAHSSSTFNDWLKKTKLYQLYVSDYVETKSIPKNKKWKILVNSYILMGISIFFAPFQLIKVVLAIVTLALTVALLFVIPTRKVLPKNE
- a CDS encoding oxidoreductase; translation: MSKKLFEEMELKSGVRLKNRIMMAPMTIQAAYFDGTVTQEMIDYYAHRSGEVGAIIVESSFVEDKGRGFAGALGNNKDSQVKELRKLANAIKEKGSKAILQIYHAGRMAAPELNGGATPISASPVSALRPEAVTPRQMMPVDIDKMIQNFADATRRAIEAGFDGVEIHGANTYLIQQFFSPHSNRREDKWGGSREARAKFPEAVMRAVQEEVKKQQAEHFIVGYRFSPEEIEEPGIRFEDTMYLLNRLAKLKPDYFHISMGSWNRSSIINKEDSQPLLEKYIEQQSEELAQIALIGVGGVGQRIDAEATLKAGYDLVAVGKAFLVEPNWVEKAKSDEEIKDFADISEQNLLHVPEPLWDVMDFMIRDVQAEEQKYEQLKELQNVKITFNPGTYEASVEGHDGSGILMKVTFSDTKILAIELDGQEQPDAVATTVFKRLPEEIITGQTLQVDVISGATVTSKSLIDGVADAVEKANGNSEALRVRSKDAVQWESTEVR
- a CDS encoding FMN-binding protein, with product MNNLKTGTYKGRATGYHDYITVDVKVDEGKIVNIDYTENETPNKGGVAVAKMVEEIIKRQSVEVDTISGATYASEGTLRAVDYALGVARGERAPIDGEFNEETGKIEHHFTPGTYSGNGDGYKGEINLNVTVSENKIEKIDYQGKETPDIGGEAIEDIIANVLRSQSSQIDTISGATFSSRGAQEALDYALGIARGEIDPEAAPQLEDLEPRIQFRGGSLTIEQIEAVLNALPVEITFVGPDLRFQYFNEDHHEFHRSQASLGSHFIDCHPPHVREFVGKLAGELADGTRKSETYWFTRKDGDRKIFVSYVPVFNRTGKNIGFMEYVQNGTPFIETIDEPNRRGELSNPTEPNPFAREKWN
- the purC gene encoding phosphoribosylaminoimidazolesuccinocarboxamide synthase, which translates into the protein MEKKELLYTGKAKKMYATNQEKVLLAEYLNQVTSLNGAKKENVEGKGELNNQITGLIFTYLAEKGVASHYIQEVSKTEQLIREVEMIPLEVVVRNTSAGSFTKRFGIEEGIDLPFPILEFYYKNDKLDDPFINDSHVKMLNVANDEEIIEIKKQALEINAVLVEMFKKIAIRLIDFKIEFGKTADGKIILADEISPDTCRLWDINTKEHLDKDLYRRDLGDIIPVYTEVLERLNNLRINESSFRVNTDK
- a CDS encoding FAD:protein FMN transferase, yielding MGTRISLSIVHPESEKLLEIASHMLADYEARFSANNPKSVLMIVNQQAGIQPVHVDSDLYELIQVGKEYSLSSNLALNITIGPLVKLWKIGFTGARLPDQKEIEERIKLIDPTEIELDADKRTVYLTKKGMELDLGALAKGYFADKLKLFFQKEGVQSGIVDLGGNVLTIGKNPKYKDGYWRVGIQKPSLVRGDLIGAVLVKDKSVVTSGIYERSLKVGEKEYHHIFDSTTGYPIENELASVTIVSDESIDGELWTTLLFMFSPDAAIQYIDNTPGIEALIITKDNDVKMTRGIMPYVVLF
- a CDS encoding membrane protein is translated as MLTAILENSLYLQFAFTGCIALAILTLPLKDIISVGFYDISDFFVTGMIAFFITYGILVTNLITVSIWLFVGIFFVVMVAIMLMNILVILPFKSRAENSTITSIHELEGKEAKVSIPITLNGTGEVIVSTGFTRVNKMAKIYDNTDNITEIPKNENVLIMDVSNNILYVLPYTNSIKAIGKPTPTWNKKQKK